The window GACGGCTTCCTTGATGTCGTATCCCAGCCACAAATTTAACAACATGGCAATACTGGTACCGCTAATAATTTTTGTGCCACCAGCACCTCCGATGACTAACCGGACTTTTTTGTTCTCGTCCACCTTGAATAAGTAAATCGAGTTGAGCGGCGAGGATTTTTGACCGTTTTGTTTCATCGACGTTCACGCGTTCACTTACCAGAATAGTCGGTATCATCGAACTCAGCGGGCGTTTCCCAGGCTCTATGTAATTCGCCGGCGATGCCGGTAGCCCGAAAGAGTTTGTGATATTGGGTGAGCTAAAGTCGTCCATCTCGTCGTTGAATATTATGCCGGTTGAATTTGAACGGATCATCGCTCCTAGCCTGGGGATTTTATAATGCAAGTCGATAAATTTGCGCTTAAAATTTCCGACTTTTTTGCCTATCACCCGGGAAAATCCTCAATTATTACGTACACCTGATTGATCGTCGACGTAACGGACACCGCCGAGCCGTCGGGTGCCAAAACGGAAATGTGCGCTGTCCCGGATTCCCTCGTCCCCGATGTAACAGCACCGTAGAAAAGAGGGTCCAAGCTCGTCCAGTCGTCTTTGATCATCTCTCTTATGCTATCGGCGTAGTCGCTCGATGTGAAGTTTGCAACGAGATCAGCTGCGGGAATAAAGATAACATCACGAACGAGCTCTTTGGTCCATGCGTCTCGCAGCTGCGACCAGAGTACGATTTAACTTTTTGaagcatacattttttcttgcaGTGAAATTCCTTAAGACTGGTTATTTCGAGGGTTCTCGGGATcactgatttgaaaaatgggatcAGATCTCgggaattatcaaaatttaaaatggcgCACTGAAAATGTGAAAGTGATAGGAATGGCTGGAAAATGCACACTCGgaggttttttgggtcaccAAATACGATTGGATTCACCATTTTGAATatcacaatttattatattacgacctcgaaaacccccgagtaacaaaCTTCAAGCGAatatgatcaatttttatattttcaatcggCGACATTGTATCCgccaaattgaattttgaaattccggCATCGGATTTGTTTTTGGCGATACATGAGACGCTGTGTCGCAAAGGGTTAACGGCATAAGGAGGTCGAATGAAATCTATAAAATCGATTCGGTGCCGCGTCATTTTTCCGCGTCTTACCGATATCGACGAAGTCCGGATCCCCAAGTTCCGTGCGCCTGGCGTATGCCCATTTATAAGTCTCGACTATCCGCTGCCACATGATCTCCTCCTCATCGACGGGAATCAGATTTTCCAGCACGTTCATTATGAAGGTTAAAATAACGCCTGAGCCCGGAGGTGGAGCCGAGTACATTGTGTAATTACCGATCATCGATTCGGTCGGCTCTTTCCATATCACACTGCAATCAAACTAAACGTTCCGTTTATTCGTTGCTTTGAGACCTGTGATATTTTTCGTGGATTACCGCGGATCACGATGAATTATATACGATGATTCACCGACATTTGGTAAATATACACGAAATATGCAGAGTACCTGTAGTTACGGAGATCGTCCATCTGCAGAATACCACCAAAGGCCTGCACCTCCTCAGCCAACTGTTCGCCGATAGTCCCATTGTAGAAAACGTCCGCTCCCTGCTCCGATATGATTTTCAGAGTCTCCGCTAGTTTCGGTCTCTTGATTCTGTCGCCAGCCTAACaaggtttcaaaatttttatacatagaggatttatttgaaaagaatCGTCGAGCTCGTCTCACCAGCCAAACACTGCCCGTGTCGGGATTTATCAGAATTTCCGCCATTGTGGGCTCGGCCAGGATTTGTTCCTTTTTAGTCTCAAGGTACGCTGCCAAGTAATCCGTAACGATGCTCCCTTCCTCGCAGAGCTCGATTGTCGCGTTGAAAAGCTCGACCCAAGGCAGCCGGCCGAATTTTTGATGAGCCTCCCAATAGCCGAGAAGTTCTCCGGGAACGGCGACGGCTAGACCCCCTGGAATTACCGTTCAAGAGCgctgtgcgattaatcgacgATTTTGATTAATCGAAACTGTCGCTTCGATTAATATACCGAATGACCTGCAGAATTATTACGAGGCAacatcgatcaatcgattaatcgaaaaaaacgtATATGTATTCCGCCTCTTACCGTACATGGAGAGAGTCGAATTTCCTCCATACATGTTTTGCGTTGCCAATGACGGAGCTGTTTCTCTGGCGTCCAGATAGTAAGCAGACTCGGTAGCTGCGTCCCATATCGTCATAAAGAAACCTCCGCCGAGTCCCATGCTGCATGGAGCCGGAAATACACGTGGATGTTTCGTTTAGTTTCATTGTAGTAAAAAGTGTGGACTATGAATtggaggggaaaaaagattGCTCGTTTACCTGTGAAGACAAGCGACTCCCTCGCACAGCAAAGCGGCGATTGCGGCGTCGATAGCCGAGCCGTTTCTCGCCAATATATCCGATCCGATTTGCGCACATTCTTGTCCGTTGGTTGTGACGGCAGCCTGCGTTTCATTTtgtgacgaaaaaataataacgttgAATCGAGCACAAGTTAGTGCTGTGCGATTAACGATTAATCCGAATTAATTTAGTTTTTGATTAATCGTTTTTCGAAGCTGTCGATTAGTCGATTAATTGGAGAAACTATTTACCGAAATCGTCGATTAATCGCATAGCACTAGTGCAAGTGCGCGGACAGAAATTTTTGGTTGCGATTCACCACACATGTTattgactatttttattttttaccaaaacaaaacgaaaaaaaatatagtaccggttacaaaatgaaaatgagttttgtaGACGTAATCAGAATATCTATCATCTGCAATTATACTTGGTCACTGTTACTATAATTTCgcgtaactgttgcgaaaatatGATTTTGGTGCAACAATGAATTAATGTTGCTAACTCATTCAACTGAGAAAGAACAGAAAACTGAATACACTGATTTCGCGTTGAAATTACCAGAAAATATACTAATGACAAATATAATCGCACAAAATAGTCACTTGTGCCTACAGTTTTCTTGcgattccaacaatattgaaacagttaCTGCGACGATatctattttataataattttctagtACCTAACTTTTCGCAAAGGCCGATTTAACGTACCTGCGAATAACGACCGAGGACCGAATCGCTGACGTATTTTCCGTCCGAAGAATCGTCGTCGCCGCTACCGGCAGTGGCAACCAGGATGACGATAACAATTATTACGATAATTACGACAGCGCCGATCCCTGCGACGAGAAGCTTCTTCTTTGACCTGAATCGACGATTCGGTAATGTAGGATTGTACGGGCGTAATGTAGTTGAAAGGCAAAAATAAAGCGAAACAagcaaaaaaagagaaaaaaaaaacacacacacaaacaagAAAGAAACAGCGTAACAGCAGAGATATGGTAAtggtaataattattcagGAAATAGAATGATATGTGTAATCGTAGAGTGTAATACTATACCGTTATATGTTTAAATACATCTACATGTTTagtcaaattttaattgaagGTGATCGAGGTGATAGCGAAATCTTCTGCGACTAACTTGTTGCTCGACACGAACAATTTAAGTAATACATTGATTGATATTCGAAGTGATAAGTCTTACGTACGTTGAAAAAGTTGTTCTGATCGTAGACTTGGGTTATAAAGATATCGTGATTAAGATAAAAAGTGCTGTAATAACTACGGGTATAATACAATTAAGTATGTAACGTTGTAGTTTGAGAAACAAAATATGTATTTCCTTCAGTTGTGCAACCAGCCGCGACTGATTGTCTGCGTACCGTAAAAGAAGgacttatatattattattgtgttaTCGCGATGTGTACGCAAATGGCGAGAAAACTGTGCAATGGAAACTCGGACGTTGCATTTTATCTGCTAAATACGCTGTAcaagaattttcaattccgatGTATTACACAAAAATTGGAACATACGACGTTTTGTGTATAAGGTGTACTATACAATGatcttttattaatttcagtATCAATCAAGTTGCGTGCTACTATTTATAAAATCAGATAAATCATACATGTATCGTATAAacaaggttgaagttagtaaagtTATCGTAACAAAACTATTCTTAATTTgacaatgatttttaaggGACCAAGATTTCGGAATATCaatgtgttttgttttattacggtttactgaatttcagacgaTACCTAAAGTTGCGAAATAACGGTTATTTCTCAGCATGAATAGTTACTATATCGTTACTATCTTCAGTATGATTATTATCAACGATTCGAGTCTGCGCCTTGGGTGAGAATTGCGGAGTTGTATTAGAAtgaaaacacacacacacacatctcgtacacacatttaccaTTTCAATTGACCAATTGTTTGTGATTCGCGCTAAATATTTTAGTGTCCTCGTCCTGACTTTCCAATGAAACAATTGATACTTTGTGTACCTATAGAACCGTTTACACTATGCAGCAGCCTCGagtatattgtatacgtatacatttcAAGAATGATTGTTGGCAGCTGTGTCAAGTTTGCCCAGTATTCAATAATATATCCTTTTGTAAACGAATACACGAGACGTTGAAACACGTCTAAACAAGTATACAGTGTATACATTAGCAGAGGTGCGCCACACGTATAAATGGAAGCGAATAACGtgcagaaaacttttccataTAAAGGCTGACCGATCTGGACTCCCCGCATATTCAAATCAAAATCGTGTGCACAATTCTCGTCGAGGAATTACGaattatgtattattatattattatattacgtatgacgaattataatatttatcatttttccgaACCACTTGAAGACGAGTTCGCTTGGTTAAAACTGGTTGTCTCCTAATATAAAGCGATCATATTCGGAAGGTAGGTGTAAATAATGGCGTTGCGTTACACCTCACATGTCGAGTTTCAAACAATATACGAGCCGGAGTGAACTGATATCGAGATCAGTTAAACATGGCTCTGCATGACGTGTAAATTTTATCCCTCCTCGGATAATGAATAAGAATTACTTGCTTCTAAATCTACCGACTGTAAACTGGCTCCAGTGTTTTGCTGATACGTAATACAATCATCGCCATTGGCGAGTCTAATGTACGTAGATGAGTCGTATCTACACAAAGCATACAATTACACCGTACAAATAATTTCTGTATACATGCTGTATGATATAATTGTATCGCGAAAGCTTGTAGACCACTACTgacgagagtaaaaaaaaaaaaaaaaccccgtACACGAATCACAGGATAGATCCTCGATGATTTTACTGTAGTATCAGTGAATCGTACTAAAATTTCACCGTCTGCACTAATTCGCCTATATTTCATCCTGACACATATACTTTTTCGCTGCTCAAGTATCGTTAAACGAGTCGAATCAATCATTCCTTAAATttcttataaatttaaaatcttAGAATGAGTCAGAGAGTAATTTGATAGAgcggtttatttattttcaagagCACCATGCATGCACAGATGTTACGTGTGTACCAACCCAATCATTCTGGAAAGAGCGCGTGGCCAAAGACTTGTACTATCGTCGAGAAACCGGCACCAACTAACTCTCTAAACTGAACTCGTCACGTAGGTAATCGTTTCTTTTATACCAGCGTCGACTCACCGTCGATCCCCCCTTTCGACTTACTGCCTGCTCCGTTCGCGATTCGCGATTTGACTGATTGCATGGCGCTCTTCCGATGCAGCCGCAGTTGTTGGATCTTCCGGCAGACATGATCGGCCAGTTTCAGGTGCAGCTGCTTATGCTGGTGCAGAGGGTCCAGTGCATTCCGCATATTCGTATtatattcgttttattttatactccATCGCTGCGTTATCGGCGTGGATTAAGCAGGcacggaaaaataaaacaaaatggaCTGTAACAAAGACTAGAACTAGGAAACCGACTGAAAGTGACGGCAAAATACAGTATAGATATGtattttgatgcgttgatgcTGTATCCGTGGCCAATGGTGCGCCATcatcccattttttaaatttgcaaaaaaaaaaaaacacgtcatATCACTGCGAAACTTCAAATTCATGTTTACACGTTACACGTCATGCTGGCGCTGCTTACAGTGCAATTTTCGGTATTTGAGGGTGTTTTTTTGGCAATTTAAAAATGGAGTTGTTGGAGCAATTTGCCGTTTTTAAAGGCAGTTTTtgattattacaaaaaaatggtGTGTTTTCGATTATCTCTGTCCCCGAATTCGGATTCAGCACGTCAAAATACGTAAGAATTCATAGGACTACTTTTCGCTACAGacaactttattttttttgtgccTTTGTGTTCGTTAAACCGATTGCAGGTATGTCAGACTTTAATTTAtatcgttgaattattttaaagtACTTTCTGTATCGTTCTCAACGCATATTTGTATGTACAGATTACGGACCGCGACGTTACTGAATACCTTATACTGGCAAAATTAGTTGATGACGTAAATGATCTACGACTGCAGAATTGGCGTTAGGTCGTTTCAGTTACTAATTACATCGtggaatcaaaaaatttaattagtcgaaaaataatttacacctATGTTTTGTTCTTGCAATTCAACGTTTAGTAACAAAGATATAGCACTTTCAAACTGACGCGTGAAGTCACAATGTGCATAGATGTAGTTATACTAAAATGTGAACATTATGACGTCACGCAAATTCAACTGGCAATATCATTGTTAATAAacgttgaattgaaaaaagaaaaaatacgtctcggttatttttcgtcattctGTCTGAAGGACTTGCCAGATGGTATTTCttcggaaattttcattcaccgACATAATTGTGTTACGCTTATGCTATGTTCGTGTATATCTGTTGAGTCGGAAAATTATACCATGTGGTTATACTGTCTGTATTTGTCAATAACCGTGTGTCTTGATCTGTGGGGAGAGATAACAGTATTATACAAACTGACGCATAATTGAAGAGGAGAATTAAAGAAACCTGTTGGCACAAtttaaaaagaattaaaacaAATCCTTTATAAAGTACATTTCTGCCATGGTCaatattttctaaataaattttttttctacatagtttctttttctgtatTATGATGTGGTTTGCAAGTTTGAACTAATTTGTAGCTGTATTTAGATCTTAACTACTGCATTTGGTGTGTAACATGTTATCGGTCGGTGTGTGGCATTTGGTGGGACTAATTTCGTGAATGCGAGGAGAATGTGCAACCGGAAGTAGGGAGAAACGTGCGCTTTtccatttattcaatttactatAATGCGATTTTTCATACACAAatgtgtttaaaaattgttttaaattcttaaatttttccCGTTATCGAGGATAGATGTTACGCACCATTGCTGACTACTCTAAGACtcgcgaaatatttttattagtcattattgtaattttgaacATCATAGCTACAAATTCGTTCATGTAACACGGCGATTAGAATTCGAATGAGCGTTAGATGATTAATTCGGAAGGATAGTGTGAAAGATAACCCCCAAGGTTCGTctcgcaatttttattacttaaaCGAATGTCGAGTTATTGCAATAAAAAGAGCGATAAGTTAAATTTAAGTTACTGTTGAGTGATGTGAtgaatgttgaataaaaacgCAATAATTTTGCGTAACATTGACGGTTAATTACACGTTGGCCATTAGTTATTATTGTATCAACTCAAGATGAGAATCTAGAAACGTCGAATTACACGCTTTTTCGTAATTACGTAATAACGTATCAATGTCATGCAGTTAAAATATATCGACTATAAATTTTGTACGTCTtttaactttaaaaaaaaaaaaaatgtaattgtacACTAAGCATAATAAGCACGTAATTTTCTGATCTCCTCTTcgattaattgataatttagAAATAGGACTAGATGTGAACTATTAAATCATTTTCTTAGGCTCTCGCCAAATTTAGCGGCCTAATCTATATCCATCAGTTACGCTATTAGCTGTGCTTCGAATTTATTTGGAATAGTTCAGAATTGTACGCGAATGAAATAATAGGGCCGATCTAGCTCCGTTTACGatgaaatgtaaataaattgagTATGAAAGGCGCCAAATGGCACCTAGTGGTTTTCTTCAATCAACGAGTACATCATGCAAATGTTCACggaaattatacaaattgttTAATACAACGTGTTTGTAATTGCCGATATCATCGCATAAAATAGCTACACGTCTCTAATAATTCTCCATGAG is drawn from Neodiprion fabricii isolate iyNeoFabr1 chromosome 3, iyNeoFabr1.1, whole genome shotgun sequence and contains these coding sequences:
- the LOC124179054 gene encoding glutathione hydrolase 1 proenzyme-like, whose translation is MIGSKKKLLVAGIGAVVIIVIIVIVILVATAGSGDDDSSDGKYVSDSVLGRYSQAAVTTNGQECAQIGSDILARNGSAIDAAIAALLCEGVACLHSMGLGGGFFMTIWDAATESAYYLDARETAPSLATQNMYGGNSTLSMYGGLAVAVPGELLGYWEAHQKFGRLPWVELFNATIELCEEGSIVTDYLAAYLETKKEQILAEPTMAEILINPDTGSVWLAGDRIKRPKLAETLKIISEQGADVFYNGTIGEQLAEEVQAFGGILQMDDLRNYSVIWKEPTESMIGNYTMYSAPPPGSGVILTFIMNVLENLIPVDEEEIMWQRIVETYKWAYARRTELGDPDFVDIADLVANFTSSDYADSIREMIKDDWTSLDPLFYGAVTSGTRESGTAHISVLAPDGSAVSVTSTINQVLGAMIRSNSTGIIFNDEMDDFSSPNITNSFGLPASPANYIEPGKRPLSSMIPTILVDENKKVRLVIGGAGGTKIISGTSIAMLLNLWLGYDIKEAVDARRLHHQLYPMTIQNENGFSSNVLAYLEEIGHTTSTYSGLGSAITGISVQDGSVTANSDYRRQGVVAGY